The genomic segment ATGCGAACCAATAAAGATGTCATCGCTACGATAACTAGCACAAGTGGAGAGATAAGCGAATATGTCGTTTTAAATACCGATGTTGCGACATATTTTAAAAATGCCCTTTTAAATGAGCTTCATTCTCGTGGCGTAAGTGGTGGCGGTGAAAATACGATAGTTGCGAATATAAATATCACTGAGTTTAAAGCAAATATGAGTGGTTATGCAAGCGATAATACAAAAGCAAGTATCAAAGTAGTACTAAATGCAATTCGTGGCAGTGAGACGATAACTAAAAATTTTGCTGATAATCAGACGAAATTTGAGCTTATACGAACTGGAAGTGCGTTTTCTCCGATATTAAAAACGATGATAGACGATATGGTAAAACGCGTTGCAGACGGACTTATATCGCTTTGAGGTGTTTTGGCTGTGAGTGTTTTAGCCTAAGTTTTATATGCGGTCAATGCGCCAGAAATTTCCAAGACTTTGACCTGAGTTTTAGGCAGATCGCAGATCTTAAAGTCTATACTTTTTATGATTATTCTGATATAAAAAGATTTATCCATGCAAAACACAAAATGCAAGGTGGGTTTGCCTTAAAACACCTTGCCAAACTAAGTTTTGCAAAATTTGCAAGTGAGTTTAATCCAAATTTTACCCTAAATGCCATACCTATTGACGATAAAAATAAAAGCGGATACTCACATACAGCTATCTTAGCTCGTGCTTTGCGTTCTAAATTTATAAAGCCTATTTTTAGTGCCTTGCATGCTACTTCAAGCGTAAGTTACAGCGGACAAGAGCTAAAATTTCGAGAAGCAAATCCTAGAAATTTCAAACTACTAAAGTCACCATCTTATCCTGTTATATTGGTTGATGACATTATAACTACTGGTACGACTTTGCTTGAAGCTAAAAAGACACTTGAGAGCTTTGGTTTTGAAGTTGCTTTTGCGCTTGCTTTGTCTGATGCAAGATATTAAAATTTAAAAAGAAATTTTAGTAAAAATTAAATTAAAAAACTAACTCTTAGCAAGTTTTTATCAAAATTTAGCTAAAATCTATGCAGTTACTTTTAAGGATAAAAATGGAAGATAATTTGTTAAATTTAAACCAAGACATACAAGACATTGATATCGAAGAGTCGATAAAGGCAAGCTATCTTGACTATTCGATGAGTGTTATCATAGGAAGGGCGTTGCCTGATGCAAGAGATGGTTTAAAACCAGTTCATAGGCGTATCCTTTATGCTATGCATAAGCTTGGAGTTAGGGCAAGTGCAAAGTATGTAAAGTCGGCTCGTATTGTCGGTGATGTTATCGGTAAGTACCATCCGCACGGCGATACTGCTGTTTATGACGCACTTGTTCGTATGGCGCAAAGCTTTTCTATGCGTTATCCTAGTGTTGATGGACAGGGTAACTTTGGATCTATTGATGGTGATGGCGCTGCTGCTATGCGTTACACCGAAGCTAAGATGACTAAGCTTAGTGAAGAAATTTTGAGCGATATAGAAAAAGAGACGGTTGATTTTATACCAAACTACGATGGTAGTGAGATGGAGCCAGATGTACTTCCAAGCAGAGTGCCAAATTTACTTTTAAACGGCTCAAGTGGTATTGCTGTTGGTATGGCTACAAATATACCTCCGCACAGTCTAGATGAGCTTATAGATGGACTTTTGCTTGTTCTTGATAATAAAGATGCAACCCTTGAAGAGGTTATGCAGCATATAAAAGGTCCAGACTTTCCAACTGGAGGTATAATCTTTGGCAAAAAGGGTATCATAGAGGCATATCGTACGGGGAGAGGACGCGTAAAGGTGCGTGCAAAAACTCACATCGAGAAAAAGCCAAATAAAGATGTTATCGTTATTGATGAACTGCCATATCAAACAAACAAAGCTCGCCTCATCGAGCAAATCGCCGAGCTTGTAAAAGAGAAGCAGATAGAGGGTATTAGCGAAGTTAGAGATGAGAGCGATAGAGAGGGTATACGCGTTGTTATCGAGCTAAAACGCGACGCGATGAGTGACATCGTGCTTAATAACTTGTTTAAATCAACCACAATGGAAAGCACTTTTGGCGTTATAATGCTAGCCATCGATAACAAAGAGCCAAAAATTTTCAGCCTTCTTGAGCTGTTAAAACTTTTCTTAAAGCATCGTAAGACTATTATTATCCGCAGAACGATTTTTGAACTCGAGAAAGCAAAAGCAAGAGCGCACATCTTAGAAGGTCTAAAAATCGCCCTTGATAATATCGATGCGGTTATAAATTTGATAAGAAATAGCGCCGATACAGCTACTGCAAGAGCTGGACTTATGGAGAATTTTGGACTTAGTGAGCTACAGGCAAATGCCATCCTTGATATGCGCCTTAGCAAGCTTACAAATCTTGGTCGTGACGAGATCGAGAGCGAGCTAAAGGCACTTCTTGAAGAGATAGAGCGACTAAGTAAAATTTTAAAAAGTGAAGACTTATTAGAAAATATCATAAAAGAGGAGCTAACTGAAATTCGCTCAAAATTTAAAGTTCCTCGTATCACTGAGATAGTTGATGACTATGACGATATAGATATTGAAGATCTTATACCAAATGAAAATATGGTCGTCACCATCACTCACCGCGGCTACATCAAGCGCGTGCCAAGCAAACAGTATGAAAAGCAAAAGCGTGGTGGCAAAGGCAAGGTCGCAGTTACTACATACGATGATGACTTTATCGAGAGCTTCTTTACGAGCAACACGCATGATACTCTTATGTTTGTTACAGATCGTGGTCAGCTTTACTGGCTTAAGGTCTATAAAATTCCAGAAGGAAGTAGGACAGCCAAGGGCAAAGCAGTTGTTAATCTCGTACAACTTCAAGCAGATGAAAAGATCATGGCGATCATTCCAACAACTGACTTTAGCGAGAGCAAATCACTCGCATTCTTTACTAAAAATGGTATCGTAAAACGCACAAATTTAAGTGAGTTTAAAAACATCAGAAGCATTGGCGTAAGAGCCATCAGCCTTGATGAAAATGATGAGCTAGTTACAGCTCTCATTGTTGAAAACGATGATGACTTTTTGCCAAATGAGAACGAAAACGATGAATCGCAAAATGTAGAAATTTTGGCAACCGAGGTTGAAGCCGATGAAAATGGCGAGCCGATCAGCCTTGAGGGTGAAGAGAGTGGCGAGAAAATGCTATTTATCGTTACTAAAAAAGGTATGTGCCTTAAATTTAATGTAAGTAAAGTTCGCCAGATGGGTAGAGCTGCACGAGGCGTGACGGGTATTAAATTTAAAGAGCAGGGCGATGAGGTTGTTGGCGCAGCAGTTATAGAAAGTAACTCACAAGAAGTTTTAAGCATATCTCAAAAGGGTATCGGCAAGCGTACGACAGCTGATGAGTATCGCTTGACAAATCGCGGTGGCAAGGGTGTTATATGCATGAAGCTAAACAACCGTACTGGCGATCTTATCGGTGTTGTGATGGTTGATGATGATATGGATCTGATGGCTCTTACAACAAGTGGCAAGATGATACGCGTTGATATGCAAAG from the Campylobacter suis genome contains:
- a CDS encoding YajG family lipoprotein — encoded protein: MKNLLLILAFVFFAGCSTKQTFIALKEYVPSQSAKSAKKAIVIASVNDMRTNKDVIATITSTSGEISEYVVLNTDVATYFKNALLNELHSRGVSGGGENTIVANINITEFKANMSGYASDNTKASIKVVLNAIRGSETITKNFADNQTKFELIRTGSAFSPILKTMIDDMVKRVADGLISL
- a CDS encoding ComF family protein; translated protein: MRCFGCECFSLSFICGQCARNFQDFDLSFRQIADLKVYTFYDYSDIKRFIHAKHKMQGGFALKHLAKLSFAKFASEFNPNFTLNAIPIDDKNKSGYSHTAILARALRSKFIKPIFSALHATSSVSYSGQELKFREANPRNFKLLKSPSYPVILVDDIITTGTTLLEAKKTLESFGFEVAFALALSDARY
- the gyrA gene encoding DNA topoisomerase (ATP-hydrolyzing) subunit A, producing the protein MEDNLLNLNQDIQDIDIEESIKASYLDYSMSVIIGRALPDARDGLKPVHRRILYAMHKLGVRASAKYVKSARIVGDVIGKYHPHGDTAVYDALVRMAQSFSMRYPSVDGQGNFGSIDGDGAAAMRYTEAKMTKLSEEILSDIEKETVDFIPNYDGSEMEPDVLPSRVPNLLLNGSSGIAVGMATNIPPHSLDELIDGLLLVLDNKDATLEEVMQHIKGPDFPTGGIIFGKKGIIEAYRTGRGRVKVRAKTHIEKKPNKDVIVIDELPYQTNKARLIEQIAELVKEKQIEGISEVRDESDREGIRVVIELKRDAMSDIVLNNLFKSTTMESTFGVIMLAIDNKEPKIFSLLELLKLFLKHRKTIIIRRTIFELEKAKARAHILEGLKIALDNIDAVINLIRNSADTATARAGLMENFGLSELQANAILDMRLSKLTNLGRDEIESELKALLEEIERLSKILKSEDLLENIIKEELTEIRSKFKVPRITEIVDDYDDIDIEDLIPNENMVVTITHRGYIKRVPSKQYEKQKRGGKGKVAVTTYDDDFIESFFTSNTHDTLMFVTDRGQLYWLKVYKIPEGSRTAKGKAVVNLVQLQADEKIMAIIPTTDFSESKSLAFFTKNGIVKRTNLSEFKNIRSIGVRAISLDENDELVTALIVENDDDFLPNENENDESQNVEILATEVEADENGEPISLEGEESGEKMLFIVTKKGMCLKFNVSKVRQMGRAARGVTGIKFKEQGDEVVGAAVIESNSQEVLSISQKGIGKRTTADEYRLTNRGGKGVICMKLNNRTGDLIGVVMVDDDMDLMALTTSGKMIRVDMQSIRKAGRNTSGVIVVNVDGDDVASIARCPKAEDDENELDEGETSLLEE